A genome region from Brienomyrus brachyistius isolate T26 chromosome 23, BBRACH_0.4, whole genome shotgun sequence includes the following:
- the LOC125718590 gene encoding ubiquitin-associated protein 2-like isoform X1 produces the protein MMTSVGHSQARTSLEATQSQAQTKQRPQATAEQIRLAQMISDCSDTDFEEKVKQLVDITGKNQDESMIALHDCNGDVNRAINVLLEGNLDTDSWEMVGKKKSVSGQKEIVQAEENGKDNRNHGGEKETARRRGAPSRRGRGTSRGREGHAQENGLDGSKGPGVEHGRRGKYRGRGGPGRRGGRFSALAMGQSDKGTRYDLSGDESTFNPADYREPTAAGEASAHGGAWDRRSSAEPEAGNRLLFSGVEAESSSRRFDTTPATWRTATEDWAEDMAETKVFTAASVASVPPAPPAFSITAGQRIDLAVLLGKPTPSSSTHAEPVPRDASRPPAPSQPLVFSSSQQSTPLVQTAPNAPCGNSMAGLLSKSFGEVGEPKTTCTGSTSGPQFLEQYKMAQALVQLAAQHTQIGSTGPASSWETRSSLEQYDRKSKLDPLLRDPFTKHPAYQSSSTSASSVVEAFLQDKPSGSASLPPQTSSVLAARSLPPVSRVVQSPGQQVFHGSSSPQLQQHRLRQQKKKSSLSTKIPSLAVEMPASADMSGLSLQFGALQFGSEPVIAEYDSTPARSSPCSQVQTSLYSSASSESAPSLSSQDQGYEGGGAPFPPQAAVAVGGAAFDQRATQNQWYPTSVSSSPKKDIPPMKLSSSVFSQNGFNSRQTVQVLEAAAGPALSGRAVSDSVSPPPVSSTAPLMDGAVEPHGTPMAQLQHSTTVPTQQSGVPSSSSSSSSAHNSASILLNPSVDSESGLHSSFPSSVSMSSANPPLSTTSAVSGLPMTLGVPLASSSSASSVVHITSTTSSSRSLVASSGKVPANLPPGVPPLLPNPYMVNPGLLHPYPPQVYGYDDLQMLQTRFPLDYYSIPVASPTAALAGREGSLASSPYSAGELSKFGRGDTSSPAPANPLPQTQQAQAQHGTQQPFLSPALPPGYSYTSLPYYTGLPSLASPFQYSPAVFPVTPASSKQHSVNVGVGASARPFQQPSGYSSHGYGPGYEELGQTSGSGEFCKGGYGSVVAAAAASAQGKPASTVSGPGVGVSIASSNTGVPDISGSVYTKTQSLEKPAFHAAAAAPFGLPSALGSGGPISPASAAAYPAAPFMHVLTPHQQPYSQILHHHLQQDAQGATAQRTQGSSIQQKSQGSKSAYSSYSWGTN, from the exons atgaTGACGTCGGTGGGACACAGCCAAGCTCGTACCAGCTTGGAGGCGACACAGAGCCAGGCACAGACCAAGCAGAGGCCTCAG GCCACAGCTGAGCAGATCCGTCTGGCACAGATGATTTCTGACTGCAGTGACACAGACTTTGAGGAGAAGGTGAAGCAG TTGGTGGACATCACAGGCAAGAACCAGGATGAATCCATGATTGCGCTGCATGACTGCAATGGTGATGTGAACAGGGCCATCAACGTGCTGTTGGAGGGCAACCTGGACACT GATTCATGGGAAATGGTGGGCAAGAAGAAAAGTGTATCCGGGCAGAAGGAGATTGTGCAAGCCGAGGAAAATGGGAAGGATAACCGGAATCATGGAGGAGAGAAGGAAACGGCTCGCCGTCGGGGGGCGCCATCCCGTCGTGGCCGGGGTACCAGTCGGGGGCGAGAAG GTCATGCTCAGGAGAACGGGCTAGATGGCAGCAAGGGCCCCGGGGTGGAGCACGGGCGCCGGGGGAAGTATCGGGGCAGAG ggggccctggcaggcgtgGGGGCAGGTTTTCAGCGCTGGCCATGGG CCAGAGTGATAAGGGGACAAGATATGATTTGTCAGGAGACGAGAG CACGTTCAACCCAGCGGACTATAGAGAGCCGACGGCGGCTGGCGAGGCCTCCGCTCATGGCGGCGCCTGGGACCGCAGGAGCAGTGCCGAACCTGAAGCTGGCAACA GGCTGCTGTTCTCTGGCGTTGAAGCAGAAAGCTCTTCCAGGAGGTTCGACACGACCCCAG CTACCTGGAGGACAGCCACTGAAGACTGGGCCGAGGAT ATGGCAGAGACCAAGGTGTTTACTGCAGCGAGCGTAGCCTCTGTGCCACCAGCCCCACCAGCCTTCAGCATCACGGCCGGACAGAG GATTGACCTGGCAGTGCTGCTGGGCAAACCGACTCCATCCTCATCCACGCATGCGGAGCCTGTGCCACGGGATGCCTCTCGACCACCCGCGCCCTCCCAGCCCCTGGTTTTCAGCAGCTCCCAGCAGAGCACCCCGCTGGTGCAGACTGCCCCCAATGCCCCCTGCGGGAACAGCATG GCTGGGCTGCTCAGCAAGTCCTTTGGAGAGGTGGGGGAGCCCAAGACCACCTGTACAGGCAGCACTAGTGGCCCCCAGTTCCTGGAGCAGTACAAGATGGCCCAGGCTCTGGTCCAGTTGGCAGCTCAGCACACCCAAATAGGGTCCACCGGCCCAGCCAGCTCCTGGGAGACACGTTCATCTCTGGAGCAGTACG ACCGGAAGTCCAAGCTGGATCCTTTGCTCCGTGACCCTTTCACCAAGCACCCAGCTTATCAGTCCAGCAGCACCTCGGCCTCCTCCGTGGTGGAAGCTTTCCTTCAGGACAAACCTTCCGGCTCAGCTTCATTGCCCCCCCAGACAAGTTCCGTGCTGGCTGCCCGTTCCTTGCCCCCTGTCTCCAGGGTGGTGCAGAGCCCTGGCCAACAAGTCTTCCATGGCTCCTCTAGCCCCCAGCTTCAGCAGCACAGGCTCCGGCAGCAGAAGAAAAAGAGCTCTCTCAGCACAAAG ATTCCATCACTAGCAGTGGAGATGCCTGCTTCGGCTGACATGTCTGGACTTAGCCTCCAGTTTGGAGCTTTGCAGTTTGGATCAGAACCAGTCATTGCCGAATATGACTCCACGCCGGCGAGGAGCTCTCCCTGCAGTCAGGTGCAGACCAGCCTGTACAGCAGTGCCAGCAG TGAATCAGCACCCTCCCTCTCCAGTCAGGACCAGGGCTATGAGGGTGGTGGTGCCCCATTCCCCCCACAGGCGGCAGTGGCAGTAGGTGGGGCCGCTTTTGATCAGAGAGCTACACAGAACCAATGGTACCCCACCTCTGTCTCCTCATCACCAAAGAAGGACATACCGCCCATGAAG CTCTCATCTTCTGTCTTTTCCCAGAATGGCTTCAACTCCAGGCAGACAGTGCAGGTCCTTGAAG CTGCGGCAGGCCCTGCATTGTCTGGGAGGGCCGTCTCAGACTCTGTCAGCCCGCCCCCTGTGTCCAGCACGGCCCCCTTGATGGACGGTGCAGTGGAGCCTCACGGCACCCCTATGGCACAGCTGCAGCACAGCAC CACCGTCCCCACACAGCAAAGCGGTgtgccttcctcctcctcctcctcctcctcagcgCACAACTCTGCTTCCATACTTCTG AACCCCAGTGTGGACAGTGAGTCTGGCCTCCACTCCTCTTTCCCCTCCTCAGTGTCCATGAGCTCAGCGAATCCCCCGCTCAGTACCACGTCCGCTGTCAGCGGCCTGCCCATGACTCTCGGCGTCCCGCTGGCTTCTTCCTCCTCCGCATCCTCAGTGGTGCATATCACCTCCACCACCTCATCCTCCCGCAGCTTAGTGGCATCTTCAG GCAAGGTGCCCGCAAACCTCCCCCCAGGGGTGCCTCCACTGCTTCCCAACCCTTACATGGTGAACCCCGGGCTGCTTCACCCCTACCCT CCTCAGGTCTACGGTTATGACGATCTTCAGATGCTTCAGACCAGATTCCCCCTG GATTATTACAGCATTCCAGTCGCCTCTCCCACTGCAGCCTTGGCAGGCAGAGAAGGCAGCTTAGCCAGCAGCCCTTACTCTG CGGGGGAGCTGTCCAAGTTCGGCCGCGGGGACACTTCATCCCCGGCACCAGCCAACCCCCTCCCACAGACGCAGCAGGCGCAGGCGCAGCATGGCACGCAGCAGCCCTTCCTGAGCCCTGCGCTGCCGCCTGGATACAGCTACACTAGTCTGCCGTATTATACCGGACTGCCGAGCCTGGCCAGCCCTTTCCAGTACAGCCCAGCCGTTTTCCCG GTGACCCCTGCCTCCTCCAAGCAGCACAGTGTGAACGTTGGAGTCGGTGCCTCAGCCAGGCCCTTCCAGCAGCCTAGCGGCTACAGTTCCCACGGATACGGCCCAG GCTATGAGGAACTGGGACAGACTTCGGGGAGTGGGGAATTCTGTAAGGGTGGATATGGCTCTGTTgttgctgcagctgctgcttcTGCACAGGGCAAGCCAGCCAGTACCGTATCTGGGCCTGGAGTTG GAGTTTCTATCGCATCCAGCAACACTGGGGTTCCTGATATTTCGGGCTCTGTTTACACAAAGACTCAG TCTTTAGAAAAGCCGGCTTTCCATGCAGCTGCTGCCGCTCCCTTCGGCCTGCCCTCCGCCTTGGGCAGCGGTGGTCCCATCAGCCCTGCCTCAGCAGCTGCCTACCCCGCTGCCCCCTTCATGCATGTCCTGACCCCACATCAGCAGCCATACTCACAGATACTGCACCACCATCTGCAGCAGGATGCACAG GGAGCCACTGCACAGCGAACCCAGGGCTCTTCCATCCAACAGAAGTCCCAGGGCAGCAAGTCGGCATACAGCAGCTACAGCTGGGGTACAAACTAA
- the LOC125718590 gene encoding ubiquitin-associated protein 2-like isoform X2: protein MMTSVGHSQARTSLEATQSQAQTKQRPQATAEQIRLAQMISDCSDTDFEEKVKQLVDITGKNQDESMIALHDCNGDVNRAINVLLEGNLDTDSWEMVGKKKSVSGQKEIVQAEENGKDNRNHGGEKETARRRGAPSRRGRGTSRGREGHAQENGLDGSKGPGVEHGRRGKYRGRGGPGRRGGRFSALAMGQSDKGTRYDLSGDESTFNPADYREPTAAGEASAHGGAWDRRSSAEPEAGNRLLFSGVEAESSSRRFDTTPATWRTATEDWAEDMAETKVFTAASVASVPPAPPAFSITAGQRIDLAVLLGKPTPSSSTHAEPVPRDASRPPAPSQPLVFSSSQQSTPLVQTAPNAPCGNSMAGLLSKSFGEVGEPKTTCTGSTSGPQFLEQYKMAQALVQLAAQHTQIGSTGPASSWETRSSLEQYDRKSKLDPLLRDPFTKHPAYQSSSTSASSVVEAFLQDKPSGSASLPPQTSSVLAARSLPPVSRVVQSPGQQVFHGSSSPQLQQHRLRQQKKKSSLSTKIPSLAVEMPASADMSGLSLQFGALQFGSEPVIAEYDSTPARSSPCSQVQTSLYSSASSESAPSLSSQDQGYEGGGAPFPPQAAVAVGGAAFDQRATQNQWYPTSVSSSPKKDIPPMKNGFNSRQTVQVLEAAAGPALSGRAVSDSVSPPPVSSTAPLMDGAVEPHGTPMAQLQHSTTVPTQQSGVPSSSSSSSSAHNSASILLNPSVDSESGLHSSFPSSVSMSSANPPLSTTSAVSGLPMTLGVPLASSSSASSVVHITSTTSSSRSLVASSGKVPANLPPGVPPLLPNPYMVNPGLLHPYPPQVYGYDDLQMLQTRFPLDYYSIPVASPTAALAGREGSLASSPYSAGELSKFGRGDTSSPAPANPLPQTQQAQAQHGTQQPFLSPALPPGYSYTSLPYYTGLPSLASPFQYSPAVFPVTPASSKQHSVNVGVGASARPFQQPSGYSSHGYGPGYEELGQTSGSGEFCKGGYGSVVAAAAASAQGKPASTVSGPGVGVSIASSNTGVPDISGSVYTKTQSLEKPAFHAAAAAPFGLPSALGSGGPISPASAAAYPAAPFMHVLTPHQQPYSQILHHHLQQDAQGATAQRTQGSSIQQKSQGSKSAYSSYSWGTN from the exons atgaTGACGTCGGTGGGACACAGCCAAGCTCGTACCAGCTTGGAGGCGACACAGAGCCAGGCACAGACCAAGCAGAGGCCTCAG GCCACAGCTGAGCAGATCCGTCTGGCACAGATGATTTCTGACTGCAGTGACACAGACTTTGAGGAGAAGGTGAAGCAG TTGGTGGACATCACAGGCAAGAACCAGGATGAATCCATGATTGCGCTGCATGACTGCAATGGTGATGTGAACAGGGCCATCAACGTGCTGTTGGAGGGCAACCTGGACACT GATTCATGGGAAATGGTGGGCAAGAAGAAAAGTGTATCCGGGCAGAAGGAGATTGTGCAAGCCGAGGAAAATGGGAAGGATAACCGGAATCATGGAGGAGAGAAGGAAACGGCTCGCCGTCGGGGGGCGCCATCCCGTCGTGGCCGGGGTACCAGTCGGGGGCGAGAAG GTCATGCTCAGGAGAACGGGCTAGATGGCAGCAAGGGCCCCGGGGTGGAGCACGGGCGCCGGGGGAAGTATCGGGGCAGAG ggggccctggcaggcgtgGGGGCAGGTTTTCAGCGCTGGCCATGGG CCAGAGTGATAAGGGGACAAGATATGATTTGTCAGGAGACGAGAG CACGTTCAACCCAGCGGACTATAGAGAGCCGACGGCGGCTGGCGAGGCCTCCGCTCATGGCGGCGCCTGGGACCGCAGGAGCAGTGCCGAACCTGAAGCTGGCAACA GGCTGCTGTTCTCTGGCGTTGAAGCAGAAAGCTCTTCCAGGAGGTTCGACACGACCCCAG CTACCTGGAGGACAGCCACTGAAGACTGGGCCGAGGAT ATGGCAGAGACCAAGGTGTTTACTGCAGCGAGCGTAGCCTCTGTGCCACCAGCCCCACCAGCCTTCAGCATCACGGCCGGACAGAG GATTGACCTGGCAGTGCTGCTGGGCAAACCGACTCCATCCTCATCCACGCATGCGGAGCCTGTGCCACGGGATGCCTCTCGACCACCCGCGCCCTCCCAGCCCCTGGTTTTCAGCAGCTCCCAGCAGAGCACCCCGCTGGTGCAGACTGCCCCCAATGCCCCCTGCGGGAACAGCATG GCTGGGCTGCTCAGCAAGTCCTTTGGAGAGGTGGGGGAGCCCAAGACCACCTGTACAGGCAGCACTAGTGGCCCCCAGTTCCTGGAGCAGTACAAGATGGCCCAGGCTCTGGTCCAGTTGGCAGCTCAGCACACCCAAATAGGGTCCACCGGCCCAGCCAGCTCCTGGGAGACACGTTCATCTCTGGAGCAGTACG ACCGGAAGTCCAAGCTGGATCCTTTGCTCCGTGACCCTTTCACCAAGCACCCAGCTTATCAGTCCAGCAGCACCTCGGCCTCCTCCGTGGTGGAAGCTTTCCTTCAGGACAAACCTTCCGGCTCAGCTTCATTGCCCCCCCAGACAAGTTCCGTGCTGGCTGCCCGTTCCTTGCCCCCTGTCTCCAGGGTGGTGCAGAGCCCTGGCCAACAAGTCTTCCATGGCTCCTCTAGCCCCCAGCTTCAGCAGCACAGGCTCCGGCAGCAGAAGAAAAAGAGCTCTCTCAGCACAAAG ATTCCATCACTAGCAGTGGAGATGCCTGCTTCGGCTGACATGTCTGGACTTAGCCTCCAGTTTGGAGCTTTGCAGTTTGGATCAGAACCAGTCATTGCCGAATATGACTCCACGCCGGCGAGGAGCTCTCCCTGCAGTCAGGTGCAGACCAGCCTGTACAGCAGTGCCAGCAG TGAATCAGCACCCTCCCTCTCCAGTCAGGACCAGGGCTATGAGGGTGGTGGTGCCCCATTCCCCCCACAGGCGGCAGTGGCAGTAGGTGGGGCCGCTTTTGATCAGAGAGCTACACAGAACCAATGGTACCCCACCTCTGTCTCCTCATCACCAAAGAAGGACATACCGCCCATGAAG AATGGCTTCAACTCCAGGCAGACAGTGCAGGTCCTTGAAG CTGCGGCAGGCCCTGCATTGTCTGGGAGGGCCGTCTCAGACTCTGTCAGCCCGCCCCCTGTGTCCAGCACGGCCCCCTTGATGGACGGTGCAGTGGAGCCTCACGGCACCCCTATGGCACAGCTGCAGCACAGCAC CACCGTCCCCACACAGCAAAGCGGTgtgccttcctcctcctcctcctcctcctcagcgCACAACTCTGCTTCCATACTTCTG AACCCCAGTGTGGACAGTGAGTCTGGCCTCCACTCCTCTTTCCCCTCCTCAGTGTCCATGAGCTCAGCGAATCCCCCGCTCAGTACCACGTCCGCTGTCAGCGGCCTGCCCATGACTCTCGGCGTCCCGCTGGCTTCTTCCTCCTCCGCATCCTCAGTGGTGCATATCACCTCCACCACCTCATCCTCCCGCAGCTTAGTGGCATCTTCAG GCAAGGTGCCCGCAAACCTCCCCCCAGGGGTGCCTCCACTGCTTCCCAACCCTTACATGGTGAACCCCGGGCTGCTTCACCCCTACCCT CCTCAGGTCTACGGTTATGACGATCTTCAGATGCTTCAGACCAGATTCCCCCTG GATTATTACAGCATTCCAGTCGCCTCTCCCACTGCAGCCTTGGCAGGCAGAGAAGGCAGCTTAGCCAGCAGCCCTTACTCTG CGGGGGAGCTGTCCAAGTTCGGCCGCGGGGACACTTCATCCCCGGCACCAGCCAACCCCCTCCCACAGACGCAGCAGGCGCAGGCGCAGCATGGCACGCAGCAGCCCTTCCTGAGCCCTGCGCTGCCGCCTGGATACAGCTACACTAGTCTGCCGTATTATACCGGACTGCCGAGCCTGGCCAGCCCTTTCCAGTACAGCCCAGCCGTTTTCCCG GTGACCCCTGCCTCCTCCAAGCAGCACAGTGTGAACGTTGGAGTCGGTGCCTCAGCCAGGCCCTTCCAGCAGCCTAGCGGCTACAGTTCCCACGGATACGGCCCAG GCTATGAGGAACTGGGACAGACTTCGGGGAGTGGGGAATTCTGTAAGGGTGGATATGGCTCTGTTgttgctgcagctgctgcttcTGCACAGGGCAAGCCAGCCAGTACCGTATCTGGGCCTGGAGTTG GAGTTTCTATCGCATCCAGCAACACTGGGGTTCCTGATATTTCGGGCTCTGTTTACACAAAGACTCAG TCTTTAGAAAAGCCGGCTTTCCATGCAGCTGCTGCCGCTCCCTTCGGCCTGCCCTCCGCCTTGGGCAGCGGTGGTCCCATCAGCCCTGCCTCAGCAGCTGCCTACCCCGCTGCCCCCTTCATGCATGTCCTGACCCCACATCAGCAGCCATACTCACAGATACTGCACCACCATCTGCAGCAGGATGCACAG GGAGCCACTGCACAGCGAACCCAGGGCTCTTCCATCCAACAGAAGTCCCAGGGCAGCAAGTCGGCATACAGCAGCTACAGCTGGGGTACAAACTAA
- the LOC125718590 gene encoding ubiquitin-associated protein 2-like isoform X3 encodes MMTSVGHSQARTSLEATQSQAQTKQRPQATAEQIRLAQMISDCSDTDFEEKVKQLVDITGKNQDESMIALHDCNGDVNRAINVLLEGNLDTDSWEMVGKKKSVSGQKEIVQAEENGKDNRNHGGEKETARRRGAPSRRGRGTSRGREGHAQENGLDGSKGPGVEHGRRGKYRGRGGPGRRGGRFSALAMGQSDKGTRYDLSGDESTFNPADYREPTAAGEASAHGGAWDRRSSAEPEAGNRLLFSGVEAESSSRRFDTTPATWRTATEDWAEDMAETKVFTAASVASVPPAPPAFSITAGQRIDLAVLLGKPTPSSSTHAEPVPRDASRPPAPSQPLVFSSSQQSTPLVQTAPNAPCGNSMAGLLSKSFGEVGEPKTTCTGSTSGPQFLEQYKMAQALVQLAAQHTQIGSTGPASSWETRSSLEQYDRKSKLDPLLRDPFTKHPAYQSSSTSASSVVEAFLQDKPSGSASLPPQTSSVLAARSLPPVSRVVQSPGQQVFHGSSSPQLQQHRLRQQKKKSSLSTKIPSLAVEMPASADMSGLSLQFGALQFGSEPVIAEYDSTPARSSPCSQVQTSLYSSASSESAPSLSSQDQGYEGGGAPFPPQAAVAVGGAAFDQRATQNQWYPTSVSSSPKKDIPPMKLSSSVFSQNGFNSRQTVQVLEAAAGPALSGRAVSDSVSPPPVSSTAPLMDGAVEPHGTPMAQLQHSTTVPTQQSGVPSSSSSSSSAHNSASILLNPSVDSESGLHSSFPSSVSMSSANPPLSTTSAVSGLPMTLGVPLASSSSASSVVHITSTTSSSRSLVASSGKVPANLPPGVPPLLPNPYMVNPGLLHPYPPQVYGYDDLQMLQTRFPLDYYSIPVASPTAALAGREGSLASSPYSAGELSKFGRGDTSSPAPANPLPQTQQAQAQHGTQQPFLSPALPPGYSYTSLPYYTGLPSLASPFQYSPAVFPVTPASSKQHSVNVGVGASARPFQQPSGYSSHGYGPGVSIASSNTGVPDISGSVYTKTQSLEKPAFHAAAAAPFGLPSALGSGGPISPASAAAYPAAPFMHVLTPHQQPYSQILHHHLQQDAQGATAQRTQGSSIQQKSQGSKSAYSSYSWGTN; translated from the exons atgaTGACGTCGGTGGGACACAGCCAAGCTCGTACCAGCTTGGAGGCGACACAGAGCCAGGCACAGACCAAGCAGAGGCCTCAG GCCACAGCTGAGCAGATCCGTCTGGCACAGATGATTTCTGACTGCAGTGACACAGACTTTGAGGAGAAGGTGAAGCAG TTGGTGGACATCACAGGCAAGAACCAGGATGAATCCATGATTGCGCTGCATGACTGCAATGGTGATGTGAACAGGGCCATCAACGTGCTGTTGGAGGGCAACCTGGACACT GATTCATGGGAAATGGTGGGCAAGAAGAAAAGTGTATCCGGGCAGAAGGAGATTGTGCAAGCCGAGGAAAATGGGAAGGATAACCGGAATCATGGAGGAGAGAAGGAAACGGCTCGCCGTCGGGGGGCGCCATCCCGTCGTGGCCGGGGTACCAGTCGGGGGCGAGAAG GTCATGCTCAGGAGAACGGGCTAGATGGCAGCAAGGGCCCCGGGGTGGAGCACGGGCGCCGGGGGAAGTATCGGGGCAGAG ggggccctggcaggcgtgGGGGCAGGTTTTCAGCGCTGGCCATGGG CCAGAGTGATAAGGGGACAAGATATGATTTGTCAGGAGACGAGAG CACGTTCAACCCAGCGGACTATAGAGAGCCGACGGCGGCTGGCGAGGCCTCCGCTCATGGCGGCGCCTGGGACCGCAGGAGCAGTGCCGAACCTGAAGCTGGCAACA GGCTGCTGTTCTCTGGCGTTGAAGCAGAAAGCTCTTCCAGGAGGTTCGACACGACCCCAG CTACCTGGAGGACAGCCACTGAAGACTGGGCCGAGGAT ATGGCAGAGACCAAGGTGTTTACTGCAGCGAGCGTAGCCTCTGTGCCACCAGCCCCACCAGCCTTCAGCATCACGGCCGGACAGAG GATTGACCTGGCAGTGCTGCTGGGCAAACCGACTCCATCCTCATCCACGCATGCGGAGCCTGTGCCACGGGATGCCTCTCGACCACCCGCGCCCTCCCAGCCCCTGGTTTTCAGCAGCTCCCAGCAGAGCACCCCGCTGGTGCAGACTGCCCCCAATGCCCCCTGCGGGAACAGCATG GCTGGGCTGCTCAGCAAGTCCTTTGGAGAGGTGGGGGAGCCCAAGACCACCTGTACAGGCAGCACTAGTGGCCCCCAGTTCCTGGAGCAGTACAAGATGGCCCAGGCTCTGGTCCAGTTGGCAGCTCAGCACACCCAAATAGGGTCCACCGGCCCAGCCAGCTCCTGGGAGACACGTTCATCTCTGGAGCAGTACG ACCGGAAGTCCAAGCTGGATCCTTTGCTCCGTGACCCTTTCACCAAGCACCCAGCTTATCAGTCCAGCAGCACCTCGGCCTCCTCCGTGGTGGAAGCTTTCCTTCAGGACAAACCTTCCGGCTCAGCTTCATTGCCCCCCCAGACAAGTTCCGTGCTGGCTGCCCGTTCCTTGCCCCCTGTCTCCAGGGTGGTGCAGAGCCCTGGCCAACAAGTCTTCCATGGCTCCTCTAGCCCCCAGCTTCAGCAGCACAGGCTCCGGCAGCAGAAGAAAAAGAGCTCTCTCAGCACAAAG ATTCCATCACTAGCAGTGGAGATGCCTGCTTCGGCTGACATGTCTGGACTTAGCCTCCAGTTTGGAGCTTTGCAGTTTGGATCAGAACCAGTCATTGCCGAATATGACTCCACGCCGGCGAGGAGCTCTCCCTGCAGTCAGGTGCAGACCAGCCTGTACAGCAGTGCCAGCAG TGAATCAGCACCCTCCCTCTCCAGTCAGGACCAGGGCTATGAGGGTGGTGGTGCCCCATTCCCCCCACAGGCGGCAGTGGCAGTAGGTGGGGCCGCTTTTGATCAGAGAGCTACACAGAACCAATGGTACCCCACCTCTGTCTCCTCATCACCAAAGAAGGACATACCGCCCATGAAG CTCTCATCTTCTGTCTTTTCCCAGAATGGCTTCAACTCCAGGCAGACAGTGCAGGTCCTTGAAG CTGCGGCAGGCCCTGCATTGTCTGGGAGGGCCGTCTCAGACTCTGTCAGCCCGCCCCCTGTGTCCAGCACGGCCCCCTTGATGGACGGTGCAGTGGAGCCTCACGGCACCCCTATGGCACAGCTGCAGCACAGCAC CACCGTCCCCACACAGCAAAGCGGTgtgccttcctcctcctcctcctcctcctcagcgCACAACTCTGCTTCCATACTTCTG AACCCCAGTGTGGACAGTGAGTCTGGCCTCCACTCCTCTTTCCCCTCCTCAGTGTCCATGAGCTCAGCGAATCCCCCGCTCAGTACCACGTCCGCTGTCAGCGGCCTGCCCATGACTCTCGGCGTCCCGCTGGCTTCTTCCTCCTCCGCATCCTCAGTGGTGCATATCACCTCCACCACCTCATCCTCCCGCAGCTTAGTGGCATCTTCAG GCAAGGTGCCCGCAAACCTCCCCCCAGGGGTGCCTCCACTGCTTCCCAACCCTTACATGGTGAACCCCGGGCTGCTTCACCCCTACCCT CCTCAGGTCTACGGTTATGACGATCTTCAGATGCTTCAGACCAGATTCCCCCTG GATTATTACAGCATTCCAGTCGCCTCTCCCACTGCAGCCTTGGCAGGCAGAGAAGGCAGCTTAGCCAGCAGCCCTTACTCTG CGGGGGAGCTGTCCAAGTTCGGCCGCGGGGACACTTCATCCCCGGCACCAGCCAACCCCCTCCCACAGACGCAGCAGGCGCAGGCGCAGCATGGCACGCAGCAGCCCTTCCTGAGCCCTGCGCTGCCGCCTGGATACAGCTACACTAGTCTGCCGTATTATACCGGACTGCCGAGCCTGGCCAGCCCTTTCCAGTACAGCCCAGCCGTTTTCCCG GTGACCCCTGCCTCCTCCAAGCAGCACAGTGTGAACGTTGGAGTCGGTGCCTCAGCCAGGCCCTTCCAGCAGCCTAGCGGCTACAGTTCCCACGGATACGGCCCAG GAGTTTCTATCGCATCCAGCAACACTGGGGTTCCTGATATTTCGGGCTCTGTTTACACAAAGACTCAG TCTTTAGAAAAGCCGGCTTTCCATGCAGCTGCTGCCGCTCCCTTCGGCCTGCCCTCCGCCTTGGGCAGCGGTGGTCCCATCAGCCCTGCCTCAGCAGCTGCCTACCCCGCTGCCCCCTTCATGCATGTCCTGACCCCACATCAGCAGCCATACTCACAGATACTGCACCACCATCTGCAGCAGGATGCACAG GGAGCCACTGCACAGCGAACCCAGGGCTCTTCCATCCAACAGAAGTCCCAGGGCAGCAAGTCGGCATACAGCAGCTACAGCTGGGGTACAAACTAA